The genomic stretch AGCAGCACGATCCCGTTGGAATAGGCCAAACGGTCCCCTCGCGTGTGGAGCTGCCGAGGTAGGTAGCCATCCTTAGCAAGGATTGATGCCAGGCTCGGGAAACCATTGAAAGCAGTGTTCGCCGCCAAGAACAGGATCAACAAGGTGGCGATGATGACCACGTAGAACCCAGGAAGGAACCAATCGCCGAAGACTGCACGGGCAAGTTGCCCTGTCACGGTTACTGCAGCGGTATGGATGGTCGAACCATCGGGGGCCAGGTAGTGGGTTCCGGTCAGCTCGTCGATCAGGTGCACGTGGAGCAGGTTGGCCAATAGAACGATCCCGACGAGCATGGTCACCGCGATCAACCCGAGCATCCCGAGTACTGATGCGGCATTGCGGCTCTTGGGAGGGCGAAACGACGGCACACCGTTGGCGACTGCTTCCACACCAGTCAATGCTGCGCAGCCCGAAGAGAAGGCTCGGGTGATGATCGCGACCAGCACCCACCCAAAGGTGTGGTCAGTTCCTTGGGTGCCGATCACAGTCAGATCCGAGGTTTCGCTTCTCAACGGTTGCCCCAGGATCAGGACCCGGAAGAACCCTACAGCGAGCATCACGAGCATAGAGAACATGAAGACATAGGTTGGCCAGGCCAGGATTCCTCCGGAGTCCCTGACTCCCCGCAGATTCATCAGGGTCAGAACAACGATCACCCCGACTGCGATGGGCACCTCATAACCTCGTATCCCGGGAAGCATCGCCTTGGCGTTGAGCACACCGGCGGAAATCGAGACGGCGACCGTCAACACGTAGTCGACCAGCAAAGCCGAAGCAACGGTCAGTCCGGCGTACCTTCCCAGGTTGGCGGCGGCGACCTCGTAGTCTCCCCCACCGGTCGGATAGGCCTGAACGGTCTGCCGGTAGGACATCACAACCACAACGATCACGGCCCCGACCGCGAGCCCGATCTGCCACGAGAAGAGATATCCGGTCATGCCTGCCAAGGACAAGGTGATCAGGATCTCGTCGGGTGCATAGGCAACCGAGCTCAGGGCGTCGGAAGCAAACACGGGCAGCGCAAGACGCTTCGGGAGCAATGTCTCTCCCAGCTGGGCGCTCGCCAGGCGGCGACCGACGAACAAGCGCTTCAACGCCTGATAGATGTTCACGAGGCCCTACGGTAGACCTATCGCAGAGTGATTGCGATACCGTCGGATCGATTATCCGGGAGTCCCTGGAGCGGGAGGTAAACGCAGATGCACATTGTGATCATGGGTTGCGGTCGTGTTGGTTCCATGCTTGCGCGGGGCCTCGAGAAGCGAGGGCATTCGGTTGCGGTGATCGACGTCAACGTGGATTCGTTCCGGCGGCTTGGTTTTGATTTCCAAGGAATTACGGTCAGCGGTATCGGGTTCGACAGGGAGGTCCTGGAAGCTGCCGACATCCGTCATGCCGATGGTTTCGCCGCCGTTTCCAGTGGTGACAACTCGAACATCCTTGCAGCCAGGGTGGTTCGTGAACAGTATGGGGTGGACAATGTGGTGGCCCGCATCTACGACCAAGGCAGGGCCGCCGTCTATGAAAGATTGGGCATCCCCACCGTTGCCACCGTTCGCTGGACCGTGGGTCAAGTGATGCGCAGGTTGCTGCCAGAGGGCAGCGAGCCCGTGTGGCGCGACCCGTCGGGGACGGTTCGCCTGCTTCAGATCTACGTCCATTCGGGCTGGGTGGGTAGGCGTATCAGGGATATGTCTGCAGCGGCTCAGGCACCCATCCCGTTCGTCTCCCGTACGGGGCGCGGCATCGTCCCGGACTCCCAAACAGTATTCCAGGATGGGGATCTGATTTTCGTCGCCTGCGAGACCGAACGAACCGATGCTGTGGAGTCCTTGTTCGCCGCTCCCCCGACCCGCTCCTGAGATCTGTGAGGAATTACCATGCGAGTAGCCATCGCCGGAGCCGGCAACGTCGGCCGATCCATCGCACGTGAGCTGATCAGCAACGGTCATCAGGTTCTCCTGATCGAAAAAGATCCAGCAGCTATAAACCCCGACTCCGTGCCCGGGGCGGAGTGGTTCCAGGCGGACGCCTGTGAGCTCCAGAGTCTGGAGGAGGCGGAGCTGGAGAACTGTGATGTCGCGATCGCCGCCAGCGGTGACGACAAGGTGAATTTGGTACATTCCCTGCTCGCCAAGACAGAGTTCGGGGTGCCTCGGACGGTCGCACGAATCAATCATCCGGGCAACGAGTGGCTCTTCGACGAGGCCTGGGGAGTTGATGTCGCGGTTTCCACTCCGCGCATCATGTCTGCCTTGGTGGAGGAAGCAGTCGCAACCGGTGATTTGGTGAGGCTGTTCACCTTCACCAAGTCCACCACGAACCTTTCTGAGATCCGGTTGCCGCGACACAGTCCTTTCGTCGGTCGCCGAATCCGTGATCTGGAGCTACCCCGCGAGGTAGTCCTGGTGGCCATCATTCGCGACGGTATCCCACTGGTACCCGAACGTGACGGCGCCCTTGAGGCCATGGACGAGATGCTGTTCGTGGCCAGTCAGGACGCAGAGAGCGAACTCAGCTCGCTGTTCGCCCCACTCAACTGATCGGTGGTTTACCGTAGGGTCAGCTGAGGACCTCGAATTCAGGGTTATACATGACGCGCCCATTTTCACCGGGGGAGATCCGGCCCTGCACGACAAGGTTGCACCCGGGAGTGATGCAATCCAGACGACGGCGACCGGTCCAGTTCAATTCGATACTGCCCGTACCATCTGTCAGCAGAGCTTCCACACCGCCCATGTCGAGGCTGGTGACCCACCGGATGGTGCCCCGTATCTTCACCCTTGCGCGGTCACAACATTCGGCCAGTGGGCTGGCGCCACAGTCACGTGAACGCGCTTTGAGGTCCGCTGCCTCCAGCTCCTCAGCCGGGGAGAGGATCCGCCGCAGCCGACCCATGAGGCCGTGCCGCTCACTGGTCATTTCTGCTCCAGGTCCGGGATCGTCAAAGGAATGAGGCTGCCCGGAGCGGCTGGGGAAGTTCCCCTGCAGACCACGAGATTGCCGAAACACTCCAGAAGGGCGATGCTCACGTCCTCATCCTCCGGCTCGAGGGCAGCGCGTCCGAAGACGATCCCGCGGAGCACCCACCCGGGCCCCCCGACCAGCCACGTGCGGGAAACGTGCGTGCCACGCCTGCCTTGGGCATCGGTGACGGGTTGGCGACGGCGCAATTCGACACCGAACGGCCCTTCCAGGAGGGTGACCTCCCCACCCTCCTTCTCTGTGGCCGCCGTGATCTCCTCACGAATTTCCGCGAGCATCGAGGTCCGTCTCGGGCCAGCGAACAGTGCAACCTCCATGGCTGAAACCCCATCTCCTACCAGGAAGGACTGGACCTGTTGCCGAGGTTCATCCACCTGCAGCTGCAGCTGCATCTCCTCGAAGGGGGTGACAATGAGGGCCCCCAGATCTATCCGCTGGACGTCATCGCCCTCCAAATCCACTTCATCGATGTCGAAAGGCCCCTCGTCGCGGTCGAACTTTTCGTCGATCTCGGCCCACTTCTCCTCATCGGTCTTTTCCTCGACGATTTCCTCGTCGTCCTCGATCTCCTCGACCGTCTCCTCGTCAGCGGATCTCATACTGCTCCCTTGTGATTTCACTGTTGTCCGGTTGAACCATAACCGCCTTGACCGCGCTCCGTCGCGTCGAGTTCAGCGACCGGAGTGAACTGGGCGGAGATGAAAGGCACGATGACCAGCTGGGCAACTCGCTCTCCCGCTTGAAGTTCCACGGCCTTCGTCGTGTCAAGGTTGATCAGGCAGATACGGATCTCGCCACGATAACCGGAATCGATGATGCCGGGACTGTTCACGATCCCGAGACCTTGGCGCGCCGCGTGCCCGGAACGGGGCGTCACCATTCCCACTGTGCCCGAAGGAAGGGCGAGGCGCACCCCGGTGCCGACAAGTACTCGTTCTCCCGGCTGTAGAGTGACGGTCTCGGTGATGCGCAGGTCGGCGCCCGCGTCTCCGGCTCTGGCATAACGGGGCAGGAACTCAGCAGCAGCCCCAACCACAGGAATTTCGCACACCCGGCCAATCTAGCGCGGCTGCAGCCCAACCGGGAGCCGCGAGATAATGGGAGCCCTTGGAAACACCGAAAGGACCCTGCCATGGCAGTTGAGGAAAAGATTTTGTGGAAGATCTACGCAGGCGCACTCGGAGCGGCCACGACTCTTCTCACCCAGAAACTGATAACGAAAGCATGGGAAACTGCCACCGGCGACGTCCCTCCGGATCCGAACGACCCCGACACGCCACTGACCCAAGCACTCATCTGGGCCCTGTGCAGCGGGCTGGGAGTGGGCATGGCCCAACTCACGATGAATCGCTACATGCACCGCCGCTGGTTCTCGAACACTGGCCGCAAGAGCCCCGGCCAGCTGCGTAACAAGATGGATCTGTGAACTCGCTCAGACGCAGTCGACGCAATACTTGAGCTCACCCTTAGTCTCCGCCAGCTGGCTCTGAGACTTGACCAAGAAGCACGAAGCACAGGTAAATTCATTCGACTGCCGGGGCAGTACGCGTACCGTGAGCTCTTCATGAGAGAGATCGGCGCCCGGTAGTTCGAATGATTCCGCTGCCTCGACCTCGTCCTCGTCGACCTTGCCGGAATTCTTGTCATTGCGGCGCGTCTTGAGCTCCTCGAGTGAATCCTCACTCATCTCCTCGTCGCTCTTACGCGGTGCGTCGTAGTCGGTGGCCATGTCCGTGATCCCTCCTAGTCTCGCCGTCGGTTCGTCCCGAAATTGATCGGGGCTATGTGTACCACATCCTGAGCGTGGCGCAAGTCCCAGGTTCCGGCGGTGTCGGCTGGTAGGTTGTTCAACCAGACACACAGGGGAGTTTGCATGGACAGCGCACTGAGCCCGCGGGAGATCCAGTCCCGCATCCGTGGAGGGGCCACGCTCACTGAGGTGGCCACGGAAGCCGGAGTGGAACCGGAGCGGATCGAAGGGTTTGCCCTTCCCGTGCTGGCGGAACGCGAGCACATGACGAACACTGCCTTGGAGTGTGCGGTCAGACGCCGCGGAGATGGATCAGGCCATCGACGCCTTCAAGAACTGATCTCAACTCGTCTCCAGGCCCGAGGTATCGATTCGGAAGGCATCTCCTGGGATTCATGGCGGGAGCCCGACCGCAAGTGGAGACTGGTGGGCGTGCTGGCGAGCCACGAGCGCAGAGCAGAGTTCATCTTTGATCCCCGGGGTCGTTTCACCATTGCCGACAACCCGGATGCTCGATGGATGATCGGTGAGGAGATACCAGGCAGCAAGGATCCCGACAACGAGAACACCGTCGACTTCGACGACGAGTTCGCTCTGGTTCGTGCAACCACACAACCCATCTTGCCTCCGGCCCTCCCGGGAGATGATGTTCCCACCGACAGCTTCGATGAGGGACCCGCAACGTCCGAACTCGACGACCTCTATGACATGTTGAGCGGTGTGAGCGAGGACTCAGTACGGATCTACGTCGGTCTCGACGAAGATCCAGCGGAGGAAGCAGCTCAGGAAGGCGCAGAACATACCTCGCTCGAAGAAGACTTCGAGGAGACGGAGGTCATCGATGATTTCGCAGGAATACCTGAGGTAGACATCACCGAAACTGTCGAAACTTCCCTCATCGGGTCACCACAGGACTCACTGATCGATACCGAGGACACCTCTCCGCAACCCAGGTCACGGCATCGACGCAGAGCTCGTGTCCCGAGCTGGGACGAAATTATGTTCGGTGGCCCAGCCCACTGAATTCTTCCTGAGGTCGGGGATCCGTGTGCACTGTCACCAGCCGATCACTCCACTCTCCTAGCCGAAGGGGCCTGCATTGTCTGTCGTCCGCTACGCTTCTCGGCCACGTCGTCAAGGCCCTTTTCAATCCCCAAAAGGAAGAGGATCCTCCCCCAAGGTGGCACGAGCTCTGGTCGCTGTCATGCCTCGCCGGTGATGGGCCCTGCACAACACTTCATAGCGAATCTCTCCCGATCCGGTGTCACCCACCACCACCTGAGAGCCCTCCGTGACCATCAGACCATCAACGGTTCGGGCGTTGTGAGTTCCCTTTTCTCCACACCAGCACAGCGGTCCCATTGGAAGGGTTTCCACGCGGTCGGCCAGTTCTACCAACCGTTGTGATCCGGGAAACAACCTGGTTCTAAAGTCCGCGAGGATCCCGAAGGTATAGACATCGATCTGTAGTTCATCCACGATCCGGGCAAGCTGCTCCACCTGCTCTCCTGTGTAGAACTGCGCTTCGTCGCAGACGAGATAATCCACTCGTTTGCCTGCCACCAGCTGGGATATGACATGGGTCCAGAAGTCGAATCCCTCGTCAACCTCAGTGGCTGGCGCTTCGAGCCCCAGCCGGGAGGAGACACGCGCCGCGCCCGAACGGTCCTGGGACGTGAAGATCCGTCCCTGTCTGCCGTGCGTGGACTGGGTGTGGTCGAACTGCAGGGCAAGGGTCGATTTTCCGCAGTACATAGGGCCAGTGTGAAAAACAAGTTCAGGCACTCATGGCTCCGATCAGTTCCTCGTAAATGGAAACATATGCCTCGGCGGTATGCCGCGGGGTGAGTTCTTCGAGCAGGCCCCGGGAAGCGGAACGCATCGCGGCGCGCCGCCCGGGATCGGCGAGTCTCCTCATCCCGGCTGCCAACGATGTGATGTCCGGTTCGGTCAGGAGCGCAGATTCTGGTGAGGTTGCCACGGTCAGGCGGTCGTCACAGTAGAGGATCGGAAGTCCCGCTGCCACAGCCTCGGAGAGCACTAGCGCCTGGGAGTCGAACCGATGACTCGTCAACACGAACACATCAGAGTTCACCAGTTCGTAGGCAATCGCATCGAGGGAACGCAGATGGCCCCGGAAATCAATGTTTCCGGCGCCCGCAGCCAACATCCTGAGTAGCGGACGCTGGTCACCGTCCCCGACGATCACCAGTTCTGAGTCCGGTATGTCGGCATGCCGGAAGGCCCGGACCAGAACGTCCAAGCGTTTCTCCTTCGCCAGCCGCCCAACGGTCGTGAACCGCACCGTCTCATCAGAGCGTTCCCTGCGGGCGTGGGAGATGGCTTCCAACATGCCACGGCCAACGCCGGTGGGGACCACGTATCCGGGAATCTGGTGGGTGGCGGCGGTCTCGACCAGCTCCTTCATGAAGGGGCTGGGGACGGTCCAAGCATCAACCTTGCCTGCGATATCAGCAAAGGATGCCCAATCCATTCGGGCGGCCAGCCCACCTGGTTCCTGGGCTCGGGACACCAGTCGGGAGCGGCTGGAAGCCCGTCCTGCTGCCCTGGTCAACAACGGGTTGATGAGGAACTGGTAGAGCCAGGTACCAAAGATCGCTGCCTTGACGGTCTGGTGCGTGCCTGCGACGTTGGCATGGAAGGTGTGGAGATGCGGGATGCCCTGGAGCCTCGCGATCCTGGCTCCCAAGATCAAAGCCCCTCGTTCGGTTTGCGTGTGCACCACGTCAAAGCGTGCGCACTTCGTAATCAGCCGGGCGCGGCGTTCCGAGTTGTGCAGGATGCTCAGGTGTGCGGGAAGCCCCTCGACATAGATGGTCGGGCACTCGATAACTCGACAGTTCCGAGGTTTCTCCAGGTGTCGGTCAGGGGCTATGAGGCTCACCCGGTGCCCCAGGTCCGTGAGTTCCTGGATCTGAGTCTCGACAGAACGACCGATCCCGCCGGAAGAGGGAAAAAAATCGTCTATCAGCAGCGCTATGTGCATCATTTCGGTCCGAATGCGAAAAGCGGTACATACATCTCGGCGGCAGTAAGGGAACCATGCTGGCCCCGGAGCCCGAACTCCTTCGGAAGGTTCCGGGTATGAATGGCCCAGTCGTCATGCATGACGACCAGCACATCACCGATTCGAGAACGAACCCGGTCGGTCACATCACCGAGCCAGCCCGCATCGATCGCGTCATCGCGCAGCCACACCTCGGCTCGTTCCCCCAGCTCCGAGGCCCAGATACTGGCAAGCTGCTCGGGTTGCCGGTTGTAGAGCTGTCGGAGCCTAGGTTCACCTCCCACCCGCCAGACCCCCATCAAATCCGGGTGATTCTCGATCGTGATCCGGTGTTGCTCAGGAACGTCAACCATGCCGTGGTCACCCGTGACTAGCAGGCACGTGTCATCCGGGAGGTTTTCCAACAGGCCCGTGACGAGCTCCTCCGCCCGGGCCAGGGAATCCAGCCACTGCCAGCTTCCCACCCCGTGTGCGTGCCCGCTGTGGTCGAGGCCGCGTTCGTAGGCGTAGACCACCTCGTGGTCGCGCAGGGCCCCTATGACCAGCCCGATGAATGCCCGATGGTCGCCTTCCACATCCACCCCGATGTGTTCAGTTCCACCGAAAGCCAACCTCTGGAGTCCGCTGCCCTTGAACCGGGCGAGACTGACGCAGCCACTGGTGAACCCCCAGGAACGCATCCGTTGGTAGAGAGTTGGCGTGCAGACAAAATTCTCGATGTCGACGGGGCCGCCCGCCCACGTCAGGGCGTTCACCACACAGCTGCGATCGGGATCGAGAAAGGAGTAGCCAACCACCCCATGGCTGCCGGGAGCAGAACCGCACCCGAGACTGGTCAGGGATGTTGCGGTGGTCGAGGGCACCGCGCATGTCAGGCGTGTGGCTTCTCCCAATCTCGGGGCGAACAAGCCACTGTCGTGGCTGTGCTCGGCTATGGGGTACCAACCGAGGCCGTCGACCAGCAGAATGACGTATCGCGCTGCCCTCGGCACGTCGAGCAGCGGGGTCTCCCCCAGTAACCGGGACGCGACGCTGGGCAGCAGATTACTCAGGCAGGCCCCCCCGTAGTCGGGCAGCACGAACTCGTTCATCCGACGTGCTCCTGCAGCAGGGAGCCAAATGCCATGAGCTTGTCGACGCTCTGCCATCCGTCACCCGCAGGGCTCATTCGGACGGTCAGATCGTTCGGAACCGACATTCCGGTCCATCCATGGTCGGCCTCACACTGCGGGTCTTCACATGTTGCGGGACCGATGTCAAGGCGAGAAGCAGCTCCCCACGCCAGGGTGAGCCAGGCTTCGACGAGCTGCGATCCGTTGGAAGGGTATTTCTCCGGGTGATGCACGGAGCGGGTCACCACGACAGAGTGGATGGCTCTAAGAGCCACCGCCTCAGCGCTGGTTATGGCGCGATCCGGATAGCCGGCATCCTGTTCATCGGTGTGGCTGATAATCAGCCGCCTGTCCGTGAGCACAAGCGCCGTGAGGTGCCGCTGTAAGTCACCCGTCGCGAAGCTGGCCTCGTGGTGAACGAGATAACCGAGCATGCTCTGCTGTCCCAATGCCCCGGAGATGCTCGCCCAGACAAGTTCGGGGAAGAACCGGCAGTCCTCCACCTCTTTCTTGAGTGCAGCGGCTATGGAGGCCTCGGGGGACAGCTGAATCACCCGGCCATTCTTCCACTAAATTGAGACACCATGAAGTCTCGGCCCTTCTTCGCTGCCCGCATCGAGGATCACCTGAACCGAGTGCTGAATAGTTTCCTGCTACGCCGCGGCTGGCAGGAATGCATCACCTCGTACACCGGTTTCGGCACCACCAAGCAGGTTCGTGTCCTCGCGCGGGTCGTGCTGCGTCCTCCGAAGGATGCAGGGATCGTGCAGGCAGCGACAGACCTGCTGCACCGTCGCGGATGGCGTAATTTCATCGCCGCCGCGAAGGTGACTTCCAGGGCCGAGGTCATCATCGGGGATCTCAGAGTCCCGGTTCAGGCCGACCGGGGTGGCTATATCGACGTCCGGATCCGCGACCACGGTCTACCTGTCGGATGGCATCAGGTACTCATCGAGGGTGCCGGTGGTGCCTCCAACTGGGCCCCAGTCCATGTGATCGACGAGGACCAGACCTTTGGGATCGTCTCGGACATTGACGACACTATCTTGTCCACGTGGCTTCCCCGCCCCATGGTCGCGGCCTGGAATTCCCTGGTGCTGACCGAGCAAGCCAGACAGGCGGTCCCGGGCATGTCGCGTCTGTTCCAACAGCTGATCGCCGCCCACCCGGGGGCGCCGCTCATCTTCGTTTCGACGGGAGCTTGGAACACCTATCCCATGGTCACACGTTTCCTCAAGCGCCACGGTTTCCCACGTGGCGCGCTGCTACTGACCGACTGGGGACCGACCAACACCGGGTGGTTCCGCAGCGGGGCTCATCACAAACGCACCTGTCTGCGGGAACTGGCCCGGGACCTCCCCAACATCCGCTGGCTTCTGGTCGGCGACGACGGTCAGCACGACCCCGACCTGTACGCCGAGTTCGCAAGTCTCCAACCGGACCATGTCGCGGCCCGCGCGATCCGTCAGCTCACCCCCGGAGAACACGCCTTGGCTCACGGAACCCTGACCGAGACCCCCGACATTTGGGAGTGGACCCCGGATCTAGCCCCGGAGGTCCGTGCCTCTGACGGGGATGGACTTGCCGATAAGCTACGCCCGTTGATCCGGCTCGAGGAGATCTGAAGCAGCCCATGACCGATACCACAGAGGAGTTCGAGGAACACATCCTGGACGTCGATGTCACCGAGGAGATGGAGTCCAGTTTCCTCGAGTACGCCTATTCCGTCATCTATGCCCGTGCTTTGCCGGATGCCCGCGATGGCCTGAAACCTGTCCAGCGACGCATCTTGTTCTCGATGGATGAGATGGGTGTCAAACCTGAGAAGGGGCACGTGAAGTGCGCCCGCGTGGTTGGTCAGGTGATGGGCGTGCTGCATCCGCACGGTGACAGTGCCATCTATGACGCTCTGGTGCGCATGGCACAGCCGTGGGCAATGCGACTTCCTCTGGTCGATGGTCACGGAAACTTCGGCTCACTCGATGCAGGACCGGCCGCGATGCGCTACACCGAATGCCGGATGGCCCATCCCGCGGTGGCGATGACTGCGGGCTTGGACGAGGACGTCGTCGATTTCAGGCCGAACTACGATGGCAAGGACACCGAGCCCGATGTGCTGCCTGCCGCTCTGCCGAACCTCCTGGTCAACGGCGCCTCGGGGATCGCGGTGGGAATGGCCACCAACATCGCCCCACACAACCTCCGGGAAGTGGTTTCCGCATTGAAGGCGTTGCTGGGGGACCGGGATATCTCCTTGGAGGAGTTGATGCGGCACCTGCCCGGCCCCGACTTTC from Arachnia propionica encodes the following:
- a CDS encoding DUF5998 family protein, which gives rise to MIQLSPEASIAAALKKEVEDCRFFPELVWASISGALGQQSMLGYLVHHEASFATGDLQRHLTALVLTDRRLIISHTDEQDAGYPDRAITSAEAVALRAIHSVVVTRSVHHPEKYPSNGSQLVEAWLTLAWGAASRLDIGPATCEDPQCEADHGWTGMSVPNDLTVRMSPAGDGWQSVDKLMAFGSLLQEHVG
- a CDS encoding TrkA family potassium uptake protein is translated as MRVAIAGAGNVGRSIARELISNGHQVLLIEKDPAAINPDSVPGAEWFQADACELQSLEEAELENCDVAIAASGDDKVNLVHSLLAKTEFGVPRTVARINHPGNEWLFDEAWGVDVAVSTPRIMSALVEEAVATGDLVRLFTFTKSTTNLSEIRLPRHSPFVGRRIRDLELPREVVLVAIIRDGIPLVPERDGALEAMDEMLFVASQDAESELSSLFAPLN
- the dut gene encoding dUTP diphosphatase, with the translated sequence MCEIPVVGAAAEFLPRYARAGDAGADLRITETVTLQPGERVLVGTGVRLALPSGTVGMVTPRSGHAARQGLGIVNSPGIIDSGYRGEIRICLINLDTTKAVELQAGERVAQLVIVPFISAQFTPVAELDATERGQGGYGSTGQQ
- a CDS encoding APC family permease, whose translation is MNIYQALKRLFVGRRLASAQLGETLLPKRLALPVFASDALSSVAYAPDEILITLSLAGMTGYLFSWQIGLAVGAVIVVVVMSYRQTVQAYPTGGGDYEVAAANLGRYAGLTVASALLVDYVLTVAVSISAGVLNAKAMLPGIRGYEVPIAVGVIVVLTLMNLRGVRDSGGILAWPTYVFMFSMLVMLAVGFFRVLILGQPLRSETSDLTVIGTQGTDHTFGWVLVAIITRAFSSGCAALTGVEAVANGVPSFRPPKSRNAASVLGMLGLIAVTMLVGIVLLANLLHVHLIDELTGTHYLAPDGSTIHTAAVTVTGQLARAVFGDWFLPGFYVVIIATLLILFLAANTAFNGFPSLASILAKDGYLPRQLHTRGDRLAYSNGIVLLAVVAILLVWVFNASVTALIQLYVVGVFISFTVGQIGMVLHWNRALRAEKDRGERRRMKRSRVINLLGAGMTAVVLVVVLISKFAHGAYLALVAMGVMYLLMVLIRRHYDQVRDELALRPESDRALPSRVRAVVLVQQVNLPTAKAIAYAKASRATSLMGVTISVDDEEARELMKAWRKEDFGIPLRVIASPYREITQPFIRYVADLRTENPRDVVAVYIPDYVVGNWRERLLHNQTTLLIRTRLHYMSGVMVISVPYQLRSSRQREVRQSAR
- the sepH gene encoding septation protein SepH, encoding MSAGRLFNQTHRGVCMDSALSPREIQSRIRGGATLTEVATEAGVEPERIEGFALPVLAEREHMTNTALECAVRRRGDGSGHRRLQELISTRLQARGIDSEGISWDSWREPDRKWRLVGVLASHERRAEFIFDPRGRFTIADNPDARWMIGEEIPGSKDPDNENTVDFDDEFALVRATTQPILPPALPGDDVPTDSFDEGPATSELDDLYDMLSGVSEDSVRIYVGLDEDPAEEAAQEGAEHTSLEEDFEETEVIDDFAGIPEVDITETVETSLIGSPQDSLIDTEDTSPQPRSRHRRRARVPSWDEIMFGGPAH
- a CDS encoding App1 family protein; the protein is MKSRPFFAARIEDHLNRVLNSFLLRRGWQECITSYTGFGTTKQVRVLARVVLRPPKDAGIVQAATDLLHRRGWRNFIAAAKVTSRAEVIIGDLRVPVQADRGGYIDVRIRDHGLPVGWHQVLIEGAGGASNWAPVHVIDEDQTFGIVSDIDDTILSTWLPRPMVAAWNSLVLTEQARQAVPGMSRLFQQLIAAHPGAPLIFVSTGAWNTYPMVTRFLKRHGFPRGALLLTDWGPTNTGWFRSGAHHKRTCLRELARDLPNIRWLLVGDDGQHDPDLYAEFASLQPDHVAARAIRQLTPGEHALAHGTLTETPDIWEWTPDLAPEVRASDGDGLADKLRPLIRLEEI
- a CDS encoding DUF3710 domain-containing protein: MRSADEETVEEIEDDEEIVEEKTDEEKWAEIDEKFDRDEGPFDIDEVDLEGDDVQRIDLGALIVTPFEEMQLQLQVDEPRQQVQSFLVGDGVSAMEVALFAGPRRTSMLAEIREEITAATEKEGGEVTLLEGPFGVELRRRQPVTDAQGRRGTHVSRTWLVGGPGWVLRGIVFGRAALEPEDEDVSIALLECFGNLVVCRGTSPAAPGSLIPLTIPDLEQK
- a CDS encoding DUF4193 domain-containing protein; protein product: MATDYDAPRKSDEEMSEDSLEELKTRRNDKNSGKVDEDEVEAAESFELPGADLSHEELTVRVLPRQSNEFTCASCFLVKSQSQLAETKGELKYCVDCV
- a CDS encoding glycosyltransferase, coding for MMHIALLIDDFFPSSGGIGRSVETQIQELTDLGHRVSLIAPDRHLEKPRNCRVIECPTIYVEGLPAHLSILHNSERRARLITKCARFDVVHTQTERGALILGARIARLQGIPHLHTFHANVAGTHQTVKAAIFGTWLYQFLINPLLTRAAGRASSRSRLVSRAQEPGGLAARMDWASFADIAGKVDAWTVPSPFMKELVETAATHQIPGYVVPTGVGRGMLEAISHARRERSDETVRFTTVGRLAKEKRLDVLVRAFRHADIPDSELVIVGDGDQRPLLRMLAAGAGNIDFRGHLRSLDAIAYELVNSDVFVLTSHRFDSQALVLSEAVAAGLPILYCDDRLTVATSPESALLTEPDITSLAAGMRRLADPGRRAAMRSASRGLLEELTPRHTAEAYVSIYEELIGAMSA
- a CDS encoding thymidine kinase, translated to MPELVFHTGPMYCGKSTLALQFDHTQSTHGRQGRIFTSQDRSGAARVSSRLGLEAPATEVDEGFDFWTHVISQLVAGKRVDYLVCDEAQFYTGEQVEQLARIVDELQIDVYTFGILADFRTRLFPGSQRLVELADRVETLPMGPLCWCGEKGTHNARTVDGLMVTEGSQVVVGDTGSGEIRYEVLCRAHHRRGMTATRARATLGEDPLPFGD
- a CDS encoding OB-fold nucleic acid binding domain-containing protein, which translates into the protein MTSERHGLMGRLRRILSPAEELEAADLKARSRDCGASPLAECCDRARVKIRGTIRWVTSLDMGGVEALLTDGTGSIELNWTGRRRLDCITPGCNLVVQGRISPGENGRVMYNPEFEVLS
- a CDS encoding alkaline phosphatase family protein; this translates as MNEFVLPDYGGACLSNLLPSVASRLLGETPLLDVPRAARYVILLVDGLGWYPIAEHSHDSGLFAPRLGEATRLTCAVPSTTATSLTSLGCGSAPGSHGVVGYSFLDPDRSCVVNALTWAGGPVDIENFVCTPTLYQRMRSWGFTSGCVSLARFKGSGLQRLAFGGTEHIGVDVEGDHRAFIGLVIGALRDHEVVYAYERGLDHSGHAHGVGSWQWLDSLARAEELVTGLLENLPDDTCLLVTGDHGMVDVPEQHRITIENHPDLMGVWRVGGEPRLRQLYNRQPEQLASIWASELGERAEVWLRDDAIDAGWLGDVTDRVRSRIGDVLVVMHDDWAIHTRNLPKEFGLRGQHGSLTAAEMYVPLFAFGPK
- a CDS encoding TrkA family potassium uptake protein, which gives rise to MHIVIMGCGRVGSMLARGLEKRGHSVAVIDVNVDSFRRLGFDFQGITVSGIGFDREVLEAADIRHADGFAAVSSGDNSNILAARVVREQYGVDNVVARIYDQGRAAVYERLGIPTVATVRWTVGQVMRRLLPEGSEPVWRDPSGTVRLLQIYVHSGWVGRRIRDMSAAAQAPIPFVSRTGRGIVPDSQTVFQDGDLIFVACETERTDAVESLFAAPPTRS
- a CDS encoding DUF4235 domain-containing protein encodes the protein MAVEEKILWKIYAGALGAATTLLTQKLITKAWETATGDVPPDPNDPDTPLTQALIWALCSGLGVGMAQLTMNRYMHRRWFSNTGRKSPGQLRNKMDL